One segment of Alistipes finegoldii DSM 17242 DNA contains the following:
- a CDS encoding AI-2E family transporter has product MRNFRERYWRYSLFVLILGLGITICIELTPFLGGLLGAATIYVLLRRQMQVLTACRRWRRSLAASLLLAEAVLCFLVPISLIVWMVVNQVQDITLRPDLIITPLKHIAALIHEKTGYNLWQEENISSMIGMIPKLGQWVVSSIFDFGINIVVLLFVLYFMLIGGRRMEDYCREILPFDSSVSGSVMREVHMIVRSNAIGIPLLAVVQGIVAYIGYLIFGAPSPLFWGVLTCFATIIPIFGTALVWLPLAGYMALAGEWGPAVGLTLYGGLVVTHVDNVVRFVMQKKLADTHPLVTIFGVFIGLSLFGFMGVIFGPLLLEMFVFCVNIFKKRYLDGTPDKQLFVPGGAVRAHGPEAPAGRGVYEK; this is encoded by the coding sequence ATGCGGAACTTCAGGGAAAGATACTGGCGCTATTCGCTTTTCGTGCTGATCCTCGGACTGGGGATCACGATCTGCATCGAGCTGACTCCGTTTCTGGGCGGTCTGCTCGGCGCGGCGACGATCTACGTGCTGCTCCGGCGGCAGATGCAGGTCCTGACGGCCTGCCGCCGCTGGCGGCGCAGTCTTGCCGCCTCGCTGCTGCTGGCCGAGGCGGTGCTCTGTTTTCTGGTCCCCATCAGCCTGATCGTCTGGATGGTAGTCAATCAGGTGCAGGACATCACGCTCCGGCCCGATTTGATCATTACGCCGCTCAAGCACATCGCGGCGCTCATTCACGAGAAAACCGGCTACAACCTCTGGCAGGAGGAGAACATCTCCTCGATGATCGGCATGATTCCCAAGCTGGGGCAGTGGGTCGTGTCGAGCATTTTCGATTTCGGGATCAATATCGTCGTGCTGCTGTTCGTGCTTTACTTCATGCTCATCGGCGGCCGCCGCATGGAGGATTACTGCCGCGAGATACTTCCCTTCGACAGCTCGGTGAGCGGCAGCGTCATGCGCGAAGTGCATATGATCGTCCGCTCGAACGCCATCGGAATCCCCCTGCTGGCCGTGGTGCAGGGTATCGTGGCCTACATCGGCTACCTGATCTTCGGCGCTCCCAGTCCGCTGTTCTGGGGCGTGCTGACCTGCTTCGCGACGATCATCCCGATCTTCGGCACGGCGCTGGTCTGGCTGCCGCTGGCCGGATACATGGCCCTTGCGGGCGAGTGGGGGCCGGCCGTGGGGCTGACGCTGTACGGCGGACTGGTGGTGACGCACGTGGACAACGTCGTGCGTTTCGTGATGCAGAAGAAGCTGGCCGACACGCACCCGCTCGTGACGATCTTCGGCGTATTCATCGGACTCTCGCTCTTCGGGTTCATGGGCGTCATCTTCGGTCCGCTGCTGCTTGAGATGTTCGTCTTCTGCGTCAATATCTTCAAGAAGCGCTACCTCGACGGCACGCCTGATAAACAGCTCTTTGTGCCCGGCGGCGCTGTCAGGGCGCATGGCCCGGAAGCCCCTGCGGGGCGGGGTGTTTACGAAAAGTAA
- a CDS encoding biotin/lipoyl-containing protein codes for MARNLKIRDLTLRDGQQSSFATRMSQAQVDRCLPYYKDANFYAMEVWGGAVPDSVMRYLNENPWTRLETIYKAVGNVSKLTALSRGRNLFGYAPYPDDVIDGFCRNSIESGLGIMRIFDALNDVDNVKSTVKYVKQYGGIADCAVCYTVDPKYPEPGFFAKLMGKKGHEQVFTDAYFLDKAKQMAALGADMITIKDMSGLIPPRRVATLVKLFKKNIDIPVDFHTHCTPGYGLASVLAAIIAGVDVVDTNCWYFAEGTGAPAIELVHVFCKKLGVDTGVNMEAVAKINTQLREIRKELNQSVFGTEKPEPKPFNPLTDTLPAEIDALFDKAIKAAQADDEAATIDACRKIEAYFGFPAPNELVQKAEIPGGMYSNMVAQLKQLKAEDILPRAMELIPSVRLAAGLPPLVTPTSQIVGAQAVNCALDEKAGRPMYTNKSSQFVGLVKGEYGHTPVKIDPEFRFKICGVREETPYDTSKYQMQPNPELPEAGGVKLAANEKEVLLLELFPLVAKNFLTDMKVKAYAASKPAEPKAEEKKAEESVAAAITGNTVTAPLPGRIIEFKVKVGDTVKAGQEIVVLEAMKMENSVTTDYAGTVKQILAHPGDNVATDAVLVEIV; via the coding sequence ATGGCGAGAAATCTCAAAATCAGAGACCTTACGTTGCGCGACGGACAGCAGTCCTCGTTCGCGACGCGCATGTCGCAGGCGCAAGTAGACCGCTGCCTGCCGTACTACAAAGATGCAAATTTCTATGCGATGGAGGTCTGGGGCGGTGCCGTGCCCGACTCGGTGATGCGCTATCTCAATGAGAATCCGTGGACGCGTCTGGAGACCATTTACAAGGCCGTCGGCAATGTGTCGAAACTCACGGCCCTGTCGCGCGGCCGCAACCTGTTCGGCTACGCTCCCTATCCCGACGACGTGATCGACGGCTTCTGCCGCAACTCGATCGAGAGCGGGCTGGGCATCATGCGTATTTTCGACGCCCTGAACGACGTGGACAACGTCAAATCGACGGTCAAGTACGTCAAGCAGTACGGCGGCATCGCCGACTGCGCGGTTTGCTATACGGTCGATCCGAAATATCCCGAACCCGGTTTCTTCGCCAAGCTCATGGGCAAAAAAGGCCATGAGCAGGTCTTCACCGACGCCTATTTCCTCGACAAGGCCAAGCAGATGGCCGCGTTGGGCGCCGACATGATTACGATCAAGGACATGTCGGGTCTGATTCCGCCGCGCCGCGTCGCTACGCTGGTCAAGCTGTTCAAGAAGAACATCGACATTCCGGTCGATTTCCATACCCACTGTACGCCCGGCTACGGCCTTGCATCGGTACTTGCGGCGATCATCGCCGGCGTCGATGTCGTCGATACCAACTGCTGGTATTTCGCCGAAGGTACGGGCGCCCCGGCCATCGAGCTGGTGCACGTCTTCTGCAAGAAGCTCGGCGTCGATACCGGTGTGAACATGGAGGCCGTCGCCAAGATCAACACCCAGCTGCGCGAGATCCGCAAGGAACTCAACCAGTCGGTATTCGGCACGGAGAAACCCGAACCCAAGCCCTTCAATCCGCTCACCGACACGCTGCCCGCCGAGATCGACGCGCTGTTCGACAAGGCGATCAAGGCCGCTCAGGCCGACGATGAGGCCGCGACGATCGACGCCTGCCGCAAGATCGAGGCTTACTTCGGCTTCCCGGCACCCAACGAACTGGTGCAGAAGGCCGAGATTCCCGGCGGCATGTATTCGAACATGGTCGCCCAGCTCAAGCAGCTCAAGGCCGAGGACATCCTGCCGCGCGCCATGGAGCTGATTCCCTCGGTGCGTCTGGCCGCGGGTCTGCCGCCGCTGGTGACCCCGACTTCGCAGATCGTGGGCGCGCAGGCCGTGAACTGCGCCCTCGACGAGAAGGCCGGACGTCCGATGTACACCAACAAAAGCTCGCAGTTCGTGGGGCTGGTGAAGGGTGAGTACGGACATACGCCCGTGAAGATCGACCCCGAATTCCGCTTCAAGATCTGCGGCGTCCGCGAGGAGACTCCTTACGATACGTCGAAATACCAGATGCAGCCCAATCCGGAGCTTCCCGAAGCCGGCGGCGTGAAACTCGCCGCAAACGAGAAGGAGGTCCTGCTGCTCGAACTCTTCCCGCTGGTCGCCAAGAACTTCCTGACGGACATGAAGGTCAAGGCCTACGCCGCTTCGAAGCCCGCGGAACCCAAGGCCGAGGAGAAGAAGGCCGAGGAGAGTGTTGCGGCCGCCATTACGGGCAATACCGTTACGGCGCCGCTGCCCGGCCGCATCATCGAATTCAAGGTGAAGGTCGGCGATACGGTAAAAGCGGGTCAGGAAATCGTTGTTCTCGAAGCCATGAAGATGGAGAACTCCGTGACGACCGATTACGCCGGCACCGTCAAGCAGATTCTGGCGCATCCCGGCGACAACGTGGCCACCGACGCCGTGCTGGTCGAGATCGTATAG
- the mscL gene encoding large conductance mechanosensitive channel protein MscL, which produces MAFFKEFKEFALKGNVMDMAVGVIIGGAFGKIVSSLVNDILMPPIGALIGNTDFSQLRLDISKFRDMTSSAVHAVGDAVTGGGETVAQAAVEPVYWNYGAFIQQCIDFTILAFCVFMMVKLMNRLMKKKEEAPAPAAGPVLSKEEQLLTEIRDLLKAQKK; this is translated from the coding sequence ATGGCATTTTTCAAAGAATTCAAGGAGTTTGCCCTCAAGGGAAACGTGATGGACATGGCCGTCGGCGTAATCATCGGCGGCGCTTTCGGCAAAATCGTGTCGTCGCTGGTGAATGACATCCTGATGCCGCCGATCGGGGCGCTGATCGGCAATACCGACTTCTCGCAGCTGCGGCTCGATATTTCGAAGTTCCGCGACATGACTTCGAGCGCCGTGCATGCCGTCGGCGATGCCGTGACGGGTGGAGGCGAGACGGTGGCGCAGGCCGCCGTCGAACCCGTCTACTGGAATTACGGCGCTTTCATCCAGCAGTGCATCGACTTTACGATTCTGGCGTTCTGCGTCTTCATGATGGTGAAATTGATGAACCGCCTGATGAAGAAGAAGGAGGAGGCCCCTGCGCCCGCCGCCGGGCCGGTGCTGTCCAAAGAGGAGCAGCTGCTCACCGAAATCCGCGACCTGCTGAAGGCGCAGAAGAAATAG
- a CDS encoding potassium channel family protein yields the protein MSLSESTRTEIRNCLSILKVIAGVVLLAAISWEIIAGDHMHFSRNYLIIQLVVCILFLCDFFVRWAASERKGRFFARNFLVLLISIPYLNIIDWSGAELPRYWATLIGIMPLMRAFLAFYIVVQWLVDNKVRKLFFAYIFTVVVFTYISALVFYDYEILVNSKLHGFGNALWWAWMNVTTVGAEIFPVTTIGKIFCVMLPSLGMMFFPIFTTYVLQEYSHKKESDQ from the coding sequence ATGTCCCTGTCAGAATCTACACGCACGGAGATCCGTAACTGCCTGAGCATCCTCAAAGTAATCGCTGGAGTGGTTCTGCTCGCCGCCATTTCGTGGGAAATAATCGCCGGCGACCACATGCACTTTTCACGCAACTACCTGATCATCCAGCTCGTGGTCTGCATCCTTTTCCTATGCGATTTCTTCGTACGGTGGGCAGCCTCGGAGCGCAAAGGCCGCTTCTTCGCCCGCAATTTCCTCGTACTGCTGATTTCGATACCCTATCTGAACATCATCGACTGGAGCGGCGCCGAACTCCCCCGCTACTGGGCCACGCTGATCGGCATCATGCCGCTGATGCGGGCGTTCCTCGCATTTTACATCGTGGTGCAGTGGCTCGTGGACAACAAGGTCCGAAAACTCTTCTTCGCCTACATCTTCACCGTGGTCGTCTTCACCTATATTTCGGCGCTGGTCTTCTACGATTACGAAATACTCGTGAACAGCAAGCTCCACGGTTTCGGCAACGCGCTGTGGTGGGCGTGGATGAACGTCACGACCGTCGGGGCCGAGATATTCCCCGTGACGACCATCGGCAAGATATTCTGCGTGATGCTCCCCTCGCTGGGCATGATGTTCTTCCCGATCTTCACGACCTACGTACTGCAGGAGTACTCGCACAAAAAAGAGTCCGACCAATAG
- the hisIE gene encoding bifunctional phosphoribosyl-AMP cyclohydrolase/phosphoribosyl-ATP diphosphatase HisIE has translation MKIKAKPFAELDSAKQTDGLIPAVIQDDRTLQVLMLGYMNREAYEKSLTEGRVTFYSRTRGCLWTKGETSGNYLDIVSVTADCDDDTLLIRVIPHGPTCHTGAKSCFAGAAPETEGFIRYLQSVIRGRHAEMPEGSYTSRLFDRGVNKIAQKVGEEAVETVIEAVAGNREAMIYEASDLVYHLLVLLEATGCSVADLEKELARRHS, from the coding sequence ATGAAAATCAAAGCAAAACCCTTTGCGGAACTCGACTCCGCAAAACAGACCGACGGGCTGATTCCCGCCGTCATACAGGACGACCGCACCCTGCAGGTGCTGATGCTCGGCTACATGAACCGCGAAGCCTACGAAAAAAGCCTGACAGAAGGCCGCGTCACCTTCTACAGCCGCACGCGGGGCTGTCTCTGGACCAAAGGCGAGACCAGCGGCAACTATCTCGACATCGTTTCGGTCACGGCCGACTGCGACGACGACACGCTTCTGATCCGCGTCATCCCCCACGGCCCGACCTGCCACACAGGCGCCAAGAGCTGCTTCGCGGGGGCCGCGCCCGAAACCGAAGGCTTCATCCGTTACCTCCAGAGCGTGATTCGGGGCCGGCACGCCGAGATGCCCGAAGGATCGTACACCAGCAGGCTGTTCGACCGCGGCGTGAACAAAATCGCACAGAAAGTAGGCGAAGAGGCCGTCGAAACCGTGATCGAAGCCGTGGCGGGTAACCGCGAGGCGATGATTTACGAAGCGTCGGACCTCGTATACCACCTGCTGGTGCTGCTCGAAGCGACCGGCTGTTCGGTCGCCGACCTCGAAAAAGAGCTGGCCCGGCGGCACAGCTGA
- the hisF gene encoding imidazole glycerol phosphate synthase subunit HisF, whose protein sequence is MLAKRIIPCLDIREGQTVKGINFAELKNVGDPVELGAKYAAEGADELVYLDISATEEGRSTFTGLVSRIAARIDIPFTVGGGIASVADAGRLLDAGADKVTVNSAAVRDPALIDAIASKYGSQFVVAAIDAKKIDGVWRVTTHGGKRLTERELFAWAHEVWRRGAGEILFTSMDHDGTRDGYPCETFARLAELPIPVIASGGAGSVRHIADVLTLGRADAALAASIFHYNEIPIPALKRELHRQNINVRL, encoded by the coding sequence ATGCTTGCAAAACGCATAATTCCCTGTCTCGACATCCGCGAGGGGCAGACGGTCAAAGGGATCAACTTCGCAGAGCTGAAAAACGTCGGCGACCCGGTGGAACTCGGTGCGAAATACGCGGCCGAAGGGGCCGACGAGCTGGTGTATCTCGACATCAGCGCCACGGAGGAGGGGCGCAGCACCTTCACCGGGCTGGTGTCGCGCATCGCGGCGCGCATCGACATTCCGTTCACCGTGGGCGGCGGCATCGCGTCGGTCGCGGACGCAGGCCGGCTGCTCGACGCGGGAGCCGACAAGGTCACGGTAAACAGCGCCGCCGTGCGCGATCCGGCGCTGATCGACGCCATCGCGTCGAAATACGGTTCACAGTTCGTCGTCGCGGCCATCGACGCCAAAAAGATCGACGGCGTGTGGCGCGTCACGACCCACGGCGGCAAGCGGCTCACCGAGCGCGAACTGTTCGCGTGGGCGCACGAAGTATGGCGGCGCGGCGCGGGCGAGATTCTCTTCACGTCGATGGACCACGACGGCACCCGCGACGGTTACCCCTGCGAAACGTTCGCACGGCTGGCCGAACTACCCATTCCGGTCATCGCTTCGGGCGGGGCAGGCTCGGTGCGGCATATCGCCGACGTGCTGACGCTCGGCAGGGCCGACGCGGCGCTGGCGGCCAGCATCTTCCACTACAACGAAATTCCGATTCCCGCGCTCAAACGGGAACTGCACCGGCAAAACATCAACGTAAGATTATAA
- the hisA gene encoding 1-(5-phosphoribosyl)-5-[(5-phosphoribosylamino)methylideneamino]imidazole-4-carboxamide isomerase, translating into MKIEIIPATDIIGGACVRLTQGDYGRRTTYYSDPLEAALRFEETGIRRLHMVDLDGAKAAQPRNLAVLERIASKTALEVQYGGGIKSTEALRSVFDAGARRAICGSVAVRRPELFAGWLAEFGPGKLILGADIRDGKAAVQGWTEASELSAQELIAQFAPQGLSQVICTDIARDGMLCGASAEFYAALQGNFPGVEITVSGGIGSMADIEALDGAGLRSVIVGKALYEGRITLEELKRCLQNA; encoded by the coding sequence ATGAAAATAGAAATCATACCCGCAACGGACATTATCGGCGGCGCCTGCGTGCGGCTGACGCAGGGCGACTACGGCCGCCGGACGACCTATTACAGCGACCCGCTCGAAGCGGCGCTCCGCTTCGAAGAGACGGGCATACGCCGCCTGCACATGGTCGATCTCGACGGCGCCAAGGCCGCACAGCCCCGCAACCTCGCCGTGCTGGAACGCATAGCGTCGAAAACCGCGCTCGAAGTGCAGTACGGCGGCGGCATCAAAAGCACCGAGGCGCTCCGCAGCGTATTCGACGCGGGCGCACGCCGCGCCATCTGCGGAAGCGTCGCCGTACGCCGGCCGGAGCTTTTCGCCGGATGGCTCGCGGAATTCGGGCCGGGAAAGCTGATTCTCGGAGCCGACATACGCGACGGCAAAGCAGCCGTTCAGGGCTGGACGGAAGCGTCCGAACTCTCGGCTCAGGAGCTGATCGCGCAGTTCGCGCCGCAGGGACTCTCGCAGGTAATCTGCACCGACATCGCCCGCGACGGCATGCTCTGCGGCGCATCGGCGGAGTTTTACGCCGCACTTCAGGGCAATTTTCCCGGCGTGGAGATCACCGTAAGCGGCGGCATCGGCTCGATGGCCGACATCGAGGCGCTCGACGGCGCGGGCCTGCGTAGCGTCATCGTCGGCAAAGCCCTCTACGAAGGACGTATCACACTCGAAGAACTGAAGCGATGCTTGCAAAACGCATAA
- the hisH gene encoding imidazole glycerol phosphate synthase subunit HisH: MTAIVDYDTGNLRSVADAMRRIGAEFTITAYPALLRGADRVLLPGVGEASSAMAKLRERGLDLVIPTLTQPVLGICIGMQLLCLDSEEGDARCLGIFPAHVRRLKPAENGLKIPHVGWNTVGGLRGTLLEGIDEETYVYYVHSYAAEVCEATIARTDYGGEFSAALGRGNFFGTQFHPEKSGSAGERILRNFLKP, from the coding sequence ATGACGGCGATAGTAGATTACGACACGGGCAACCTGCGGTCGGTCGCCGACGCCATGCGGCGCATCGGGGCCGAATTCACGATCACGGCCTATCCCGCGCTCCTGCGCGGCGCCGACAGGGTGCTGCTGCCCGGCGTGGGCGAAGCTTCGTCGGCGATGGCCAAACTCCGCGAGCGGGGACTCGATCTGGTCATCCCCACCCTGACGCAGCCCGTACTGGGCATCTGCATCGGCATGCAGCTGTTGTGTCTCGACAGCGAGGAGGGAGACGCCCGCTGTCTGGGGATTTTCCCGGCGCACGTCAGGCGGCTGAAACCCGCGGAAAACGGGCTGAAGATTCCCCATGTAGGCTGGAACACCGTCGGCGGCCTGCGCGGAACGCTGTTGGAAGGAATCGACGAAGAGACCTACGTCTATTACGTCCACTCGTATGCGGCGGAGGTCTGCGAAGCGACGATCGCCCGCACCGATTACGGCGGGGAGTTCAGCGCCGCGCTGGGCCGCGGCAACTTTTTCGGCACGCAGTTCCACCCCGAAAAGAGCGGTTCGGCGGGCGAAAGGATCCTGCGCAACTTTTTAAAACCGTAA
- the hisB gene encoding histidinol-phosphatase — translation MKKALKKALFIDRDGTLIVEPPVDMQVDSLAKLEFVPGAISALKVLRGLDFELVMATNQDGLGTDSFPEEDFRIPQEKMLRTLAGEGVLFDDMLIDRTFESDGAPTRKPRTGMFGRYTGGGYDLAASYVVGDRATDILLARNLGARGILFAQETAGRRMLREAGAEEPCVLISDSWSEIAEYIRRGERRVVVTRETRETRITVRLDLDGKGFGGVSPDRPAAGTGGAPENGADTKNPVDPDADNGPEGNRAGAKNPAGEWNDAGRNSGDGNGDSDNNSDGRNGDNRNRDDGNDNSRINDSSSDERNDDNGNGDNRNCGDGISTGLRFLDHMLAQIAHHGGVALEVEARGDLDIDEHHTMEDVAIVLGKAIDRALGSKAGIGRYGFALPMDDCRALVLLDFGGRIDFEWDAEFRRERVGDVPTEMFRHFFHSLCCAARCNLQIAAKGDNDHHKAEAIFKAFARALRMAVARSGFGYDIPSSKGVL, via the coding sequence ATGAAAAAAGCACTCAAAAAAGCACTGTTCATAGACCGCGACGGCACGCTGATCGTCGAGCCGCCCGTGGATATGCAGGTGGACAGCCTCGCCAAGCTGGAATTCGTGCCCGGAGCCATTTCGGCGCTCAAAGTCCTCCGGGGACTCGATTTCGAGCTGGTGATGGCCACCAATCAGGACGGACTGGGAACCGACTCCTTTCCTGAGGAGGATTTCAGGATTCCGCAGGAGAAGATGCTCCGCACGCTGGCGGGCGAAGGCGTGCTGTTCGACGACATGCTGATCGACCGCACGTTCGAAAGCGACGGCGCCCCGACGCGCAAGCCCCGCACGGGAATGTTCGGCCGCTACACCGGCGGAGGGTACGACCTCGCGGCGAGTTACGTCGTCGGCGACCGCGCGACCGACATCCTGTTGGCCCGCAATCTCGGAGCGCGGGGAATTCTGTTCGCACAGGAGACGGCGGGCCGCCGGATGCTGCGCGAAGCCGGAGCGGAAGAGCCCTGCGTGCTGATCAGCGATTCGTGGTCCGAGATCGCCGAGTACATCCGCCGCGGCGAACGGCGGGTGGTCGTAACGCGCGAGACCCGCGAAACGCGGATCACCGTCCGGCTCGACCTCGACGGCAAAGGGTTCGGCGGCGTTTCGCCAGACCGTCCGGCCGCCGGAACCGGCGGCGCTCCGGAGAACGGCGCGGATACGAAAAACCCGGTTGATCCGGACGCAGACAACGGACCGGAAGGCAACCGGGCCGGGGCGAAAAATCCGGCAGGGGAATGGAACGACGCCGGCAGGAACAGCGGCGACGGAAACGGCGACAGCGACAACAACAGTGACGGAAGGAACGGCGACAACAGAAACCGCGACGACGGAAATGACAACAGCAGGATCAACGACAGCAGCAGTGACGAAAGGAACGACGACAACGGGAACGGCGACAATAGAAACTGCGGCGACGGGATTTCGACCGGACTGCGTTTTCTGGACCACATGCTGGCGCAGATCGCCCACCACGGCGGCGTGGCGCTCGAAGTGGAGGCCCGCGGCGATCTGGACATCGACGAACACCACACGATGGAGGACGTGGCGATCGTGCTGGGCAAAGCCATCGATCGGGCTTTGGGCTCCAAGGCCGGAATAGGCCGCTACGGATTCGCCCTGCCGATGGACGACTGCCGCGCGCTGGTGCTGCTCGACTTCGGGGGACGCATCGACTTCGAGTGGGACGCCGAATTCCGCCGCGAGCGGGTCGGAGACGTCCCGACGGAGATGTTCCGCCACTTCTTCCACTCGCTCTGCTGCGCCGCGCGCTGCAACCTGCAGATTGCGGCCAAAGGCGACAACGACCACCACAAGGCCGAAGCGATCTTCAAGGCCTTCGCCCGCGCCCTGCGCATGGCCGTGGCCCGCAGCGGATTCGGATACGACATACCCAGCAGCAAAGGAGTATTATGA
- the hisC gene encoding histidinol-phosphate transaminase, with protein MKPLAQLVRPNILALQPYSTARDEYAGGGIGVWLDANESPYDNGVNRYPDPHQRELKAQLAALKGVRSGQIFLGNGSDEAIDLAFRIFCEPGRDNAVSIAPTYGMYRVAAQTNGVELREVPLGADFSLPVEALLAAADGRTKLLWLCSPNNPTGNAFPDREIEELLRRFDGVVVLDEAYIDFAEGRGFLPRLDEFPNLIVLQTLSKAWGMAGLRLGLAFASERIAALFGQVKYPYNINTLTQQTAAECLRRNIAAQIAQIREERGRLAAALAGCGCIERVYPSQANFLLVKTADPDRLYGELIAAGVIVRNRTRIAGCEGCLRITVGTPAENGRMLETVKNFRP; from the coding sequence ATGAAACCGCTGGCGCAGCTCGTGCGGCCCAACATTCTGGCGCTGCAACCCTACTCCACGGCCCGCGACGAATATGCGGGCGGCGGGATCGGCGTCTGGCTCGACGCCAACGAAAGCCCCTACGACAACGGCGTGAACCGCTACCCCGACCCGCACCAGCGGGAGCTGAAGGCGCAGCTGGCCGCGCTGAAGGGCGTGCGGAGCGGACAAATATTCCTCGGCAACGGCAGCGACGAAGCCATAGACCTCGCGTTCAGGATCTTCTGCGAGCCGGGCCGCGACAACGCCGTTTCGATCGCGCCGACCTACGGCATGTACCGCGTGGCGGCGCAGACCAACGGCGTCGAACTGCGCGAAGTACCGCTGGGAGCCGATTTCTCGCTTCCGGTCGAGGCGTTGCTGGCGGCGGCCGACGGGCGCACCAAACTGCTGTGGCTCTGCTCGCCCAACAACCCCACGGGAAACGCATTCCCCGACCGGGAGATCGAAGAGCTGCTGCGCCGCTTCGACGGCGTGGTGGTGCTCGACGAAGCCTACATCGACTTCGCCGAAGGGCGGGGATTCCTGCCGCGGCTCGACGAATTTCCCAACCTGATCGTACTGCAAACCCTCTCCAAAGCTTGGGGCATGGCGGGACTGCGGCTCGGACTGGCTTTCGCGTCGGAGCGGATCGCCGCGCTGTTCGGGCAGGTCAAGTATCCCTACAATATCAATACGCTCACCCAGCAGACCGCGGCCGAGTGTCTGCGCCGGAACATTGCGGCGCAGATCGCGCAAATCCGCGAAGAACGCGGACGGCTGGCGGCGGCGCTCGCCGGATGCGGCTGCATCGAGCGGGTCTACCCGTCGCAGGCCAACTTCCTGCTGGTGAAGACCGCCGATCCCGACCGGCTTTACGGCGAACTGATCGCCGCAGGGGTGATCGTCCGCAACCGTACGCGGATCGCGGGATGCGAGGGCTGCCTGCGTATCACCGTGGGGACTCCCGCCGAAAACGGGCGCATGCTGGAAACCGTCAAAAACTTCAGACCATGA